A genomic window from Halomonas sp. LR3S48 includes:
- a CDS encoding glycosyltransferase family 4 protein — MSHKVMHICLSDGWGGLEMYPARIIPELQRQGWETHGLALEGSRMAVSLATAGVEPLTVPSRGRALLQVGRVLAYLKRHGIDVLHCHKSSDLRLGALLATLRPALKLFFTDHMGVTRPKKDLYHRWAYGRVTRLFAISEATRQRNLAAFPLPHERIRRLYLGVDLAPYDSQLDAAARESRRRELGVSPGQLAIGLPGRLTPGKGQALWLEGLARLHERAPGLAWHGVLIGGLTAREGSDEAYVAHLRERVTALALEAHVTFTGFRSDLPRLFEALDIVCVPSRNEAFGLTVVEAMAAGKAVIGADSGAIPELLEADCGRLVAPEEPQAWAEAMAELGQDAALRERLGRAARARAERHFDVAAHVRALIDEYAGKEGSAAKV; from the coding sequence TTGTCACACAAGGTCATGCACATCTGCCTCTCGGACGGCTGGGGCGGACTCGAAATGTATCCTGCGCGGATTATACCCGAGCTGCAACGCCAAGGGTGGGAGACTCATGGCCTGGCGCTGGAGGGCTCGCGGATGGCGGTCAGCCTGGCGACCGCTGGCGTCGAGCCGCTGACGGTGCCTTCACGGGGCCGGGCGCTGCTGCAGGTGGGACGCGTACTGGCCTACCTGAAACGCCACGGCATCGACGTGCTGCATTGCCACAAGTCCAGCGACCTGCGCTTGGGAGCGCTGTTGGCGACCCTGCGGCCGGCCCTCAAGCTATTCTTCACCGATCACATGGGCGTTACCCGACCGAAGAAGGACCTCTATCATCGCTGGGCTTACGGTCGCGTCACGCGGCTGTTCGCCATCAGCGAAGCCACCCGTCAGCGTAACCTGGCGGCTTTTCCGCTGCCGCACGAGCGCATCCGGCGACTCTACCTTGGGGTCGACCTGGCCCCCTATGACTCGCAACTTGACGCAGCTGCGCGCGAATCGCGGCGCCGCGAGTTGGGAGTGTCGCCTGGCCAGCTAGCGATCGGCCTACCCGGCCGACTCACGCCTGGCAAGGGGCAAGCACTATGGCTGGAAGGCCTGGCCCGGCTGCACGAGCGCGCTCCCGGGCTGGCCTGGCATGGCGTGCTGATCGGCGGGCTTACGGCTCGCGAGGGCAGTGACGAAGCCTACGTGGCGCACCTGCGCGAGCGGGTCACGGCGCTGGCGCTGGAAGCGCATGTGACCTTCACCGGGTTTCGCTCCGACCTGCCGCGCCTCTTCGAGGCGCTGGACATCGTCTGCGTGCCCTCGCGCAACGAGGCCTTCGGTCTGACCGTGGTCGAGGCAATGGCGGCCGGCAAGGCAGTCATCGGCGCCGACAGCGGGGCGATACCCGAACTTCTCGAGGCCGACTGCGGGCGCCTCGTCGCGCCGGAGGAGCCGCAGGCCTGGGCCGAGGCCATGGCGGAACTCGGGCAGGACGCGGCACTGCGCGAACGCCTGGGTCGCGCCGCAAGAGCGAGGGCAGAACGTCATTTCGACGTGGCCGCGCACGTGCGCGCCCTGATCGATGAATATGCCGGGAAGGAGGGGAGCGCTGCCAAGGTCTGA
- a CDS encoding sulfatase-like hydrolase/transferase has protein sequence MPIPSKLLELARPRWLSLLIIGLCLGYAITVLTRVPSWGLPLLTLAWVGLSTLFHWGAPLTSRADVPRRWPWALLPIALWGLYLYLAESFGIVDLSAVFFHLQAGMADHGGVSRIGAAFFYTLSMVALLASFTWLVRHDHRWRRGEPLLALVLLVSNPLLYGVGQRGAAIVTKPGAWLERHYVEPILLESPRDPPNLLLLYLESIERTYSDRERFGDAYAELDAIGEHGLVYEGIRQVDNTGWTMAGMIASQCGTPLMPAGLLHDRQFSPLEKVVPGVDCLGDLLSAQGYQLTYMGGASVNFAGKGLFYEGHGFDTILGREELQPLLEDPEYVNNWGLYDDSLFEFSLQELRRLNAEGGPWGLVTLSISGHAPYGYPAQACLDRQGEFDGNDILFSVECSAWLARSFLTRAEAEGLLDNTVVIVASDHLTMRVSAWEQLIEGERDNTFILMGPGIPQGRQRREASMVDAFPTILEAMGYTIDWHRAGLGVSLLSDEPTLLEEHGIEFFNARMREEIVLQERLWEGLAPPSQEPEPEEPQEQVVETPEDATGEEPAEVQ, from the coding sequence ATGCCTATCCCTTCCAAGCTGCTCGAGCTGGCTCGCCCCCGCTGGCTGTCGCTGCTGATCATCGGGCTCTGCCTGGGTTACGCCATTACCGTGCTGACCCGCGTCCCCTCCTGGGGTCTGCCCTTACTGACGCTTGCCTGGGTAGGGCTGAGTACCCTCTTCCACTGGGGTGCACCTCTCACATCGCGCGCCGATGTACCTCGCAGGTGGCCTTGGGCACTGCTCCCCATCGCGCTGTGGGGGCTCTATCTCTATCTTGCCGAGAGCTTCGGCATCGTCGACCTGAGCGCGGTGTTCTTCCACCTGCAGGCCGGCATGGCCGACCATGGCGGGGTAAGCCGCATCGGTGCAGCGTTCTTCTACACTCTTTCGATGGTCGCACTGCTGGCTTCGTTCACCTGGCTGGTACGCCATGATCATCGCTGGCGCCGCGGCGAACCGCTGCTGGCCCTCGTGCTGCTGGTGAGCAACCCCCTGTTGTATGGCGTGGGCCAGCGCGGTGCCGCCATCGTCACCAAGCCCGGCGCCTGGCTGGAGCGCCATTACGTCGAGCCGATCCTTCTCGAATCGCCCCGGGACCCGCCCAACCTGCTGCTGCTGTACCTGGAGAGCATCGAACGCACCTATTCCGATCGTGAGCGCTTCGGCGATGCCTATGCAGAGCTGGACGCCATCGGTGAGCACGGTCTGGTTTACGAAGGCATCCGTCAGGTCGACAATACCGGCTGGACCATGGCCGGCATGATCGCCAGCCAATGCGGCACGCCTCTCATGCCGGCCGGTCTGCTGCATGACCGCCAGTTCTCGCCCTTGGAAAAGGTCGTGCCCGGCGTCGACTGCCTCGGTGACCTGTTGTCGGCACAGGGCTACCAGCTCACCTACATGGGCGGCGCCAGCGTCAACTTCGCCGGCAAGGGCCTGTTCTATGAAGGGCACGGCTTCGACACCATCCTCGGACGCGAGGAGCTCCAGCCCCTGCTCGAAGATCCCGAATACGTCAACAACTGGGGGCTCTATGACGACTCGCTCTTCGAGTTCAGCCTGCAGGAACTGCGCCGCCTGAATGCTGAAGGGGGCCCCTGGGGCCTGGTCACTCTGTCCATATCGGGCCATGCGCCTTATGGCTATCCCGCCCAGGCTTGCCTCGATCGACAGGGGGAATTCGACGGCAACGACATTCTATTCTCTGTGGAGTGCTCGGCCTGGCTGGCCCGGAGTTTCCTCACCCGGGCCGAGGCCGAGGGCCTGCTCGACAACACTGTCGTGATCGTTGCCAGCGATCATTTGACCATGCGCGTATCGGCTTGGGAGCAACTGATCGAAGGCGAGCGCGACAATACCTTTATCCTGATGGGGCCCGGTATCCCCCAGGGCCGGCAGAGGCGCGAAGCCTCCATGGTGGATGCCTTCCCCACCATTCTCGAGGCAATGGGCTATACCATCGATTGGCATCGCGCCGGTCTCGGGGTTTCGCTGCTTTCGGACGAGCCGACTCTGCTCGAGGAGCATGGCATCGAATTCTTCAATGCCCGCATGCGCGAGGAGATCGTGCTGCAGGAACGCCTCTGGGAGGGGCTGGCACCGCCTAGCCAGGAGCCTGAACCGGAGGAACCCCAGGAGCAGGTCGTGGAAACGCCGGAGGATGCCACCGGCGAGGAACCTGCCGAGGTGCAGTAG
- a CDS encoding 3-deoxy-D-manno-octulosonic acid kinase, with protein MHLATCRTGKVFILYDADSVCDAESAPQIGPSLFDPQYWQCADRVVGQAPGRGNSLFLDVGGEQWVLRPYRRGGLASRISTARYLWTGLERTRAFREQRLTAYLHAQGLPVPRPVAAGVTHHGLTYSAALITVRIDGARALAERLGQAEAPLFERVGATVRRFHEAGLDHVDLNARNLLVDADDQVWLIDLDRCRLRAPGAWREANLERLGRSLAKFGTAEAMAAIRRGYASHP; from the coding sequence ATGCACTTGGCAACATGTCGGACGGGAAAGGTTTTCATTCTATATGATGCGGACAGTGTATGTGACGCCGAGTCGGCGCCACAAATCGGCCCGTCGCTGTTCGACCCGCAATATTGGCAGTGCGCCGACCGCGTGGTCGGGCAAGCCCCGGGGCGTGGCAACAGTTTGTTCCTCGACGTTGGCGGCGAACAGTGGGTGCTGCGCCCCTATCGCCGTGGCGGGCTGGCCTCACGGATCAGCACGGCACGCTACCTGTGGACGGGACTCGAGCGCACCCGCGCCTTTCGCGAGCAGCGCCTCACCGCCTACCTCCATGCACAGGGCCTGCCTGTGCCGCGACCGGTGGCCGCCGGCGTCACTCACCACGGCCTGACCTACTCCGCGGCTCTGATCACGGTGCGCATCGACGGCGCCCGCGCCCTGGCGGAGCGACTTGGCCAAGCCGAAGCGCCGCTTTTCGAACGGGTCGGTGCCACCGTGCGCCGCTTCCATGAGGCCGGCCTCGATCACGTCGACCTCAATGCCCGCAATCTACTGGTCGATGCTGATGACCAGGTGTGGCTGATCGATCTCGACCGCTGCCGGCTGCGCGCCCCCGGGGCGTGGCGCGAGGCCAACCTTGAGCGTCTCGGCCGCTCGCTGGCCAAGTTCGGTACCGCCGAGGCCATGGCGGCGATCCGCCGCGGCTACGCTTCCCACCCCTGA
- a CDS encoding glycosyltransferase family 2 protein: protein MKPITGLVITLNEAQHIGDCLDSLNQVCDEVIVVDSLSQDDTAQIARSKGAKVLFQEYLGDGPQKAFGVPQAQNDWILALDADERLDSDAVDAIMALPLDNPSVAYSFRRRNFCGPHWIRAAGFYPDEVVRLYNRTTSGYLPKKAHSSVQAPKYVRTGAHILHFTYENFSHWMQRIDQLSTRDAWAMKMRGTQPSAFRPARHALSALVRKLIFKGGMFQGGDGFTVAVTTAFHAYMKYAKLNELYENEARSKGPEI from the coding sequence ATGAAGCCCATTACCGGCTTGGTCATCACTTTAAATGAAGCACAGCATATCGGGGACTGCCTAGACTCACTCAACCAAGTATGCGATGAAGTCATTGTCGTCGATTCGCTCAGCCAAGACGACACCGCGCAGATCGCCAGAAGCAAGGGGGCCAAGGTTCTGTTCCAAGAGTACTTGGGTGACGGACCGCAAAAAGCATTTGGTGTCCCTCAAGCGCAGAACGATTGGATCCTGGCTCTGGATGCCGATGAGCGCCTGGATAGCGACGCCGTTGATGCAATTATGGCGCTTCCCCTGGACAACCCATCCGTAGCTTATAGCTTTAGGCGAAGAAATTTCTGTGGACCCCACTGGATCCGAGCGGCAGGATTTTATCCCGACGAGGTAGTGAGGCTCTACAACCGGACCACGAGTGGCTATCTGCCCAAAAAAGCCCATTCATCCGTCCAAGCACCCAAATATGTACGAACAGGTGCACACATACTTCACTTCACTTACGAGAACTTTTCTCATTGGATGCAGAGAATCGATCAGCTATCGACTCGGGATGCGTGGGCAATGAAAATGAGGGGCACGCAACCATCTGCGTTCCGCCCAGCAAGACACGCCTTGAGCGCGCTTGTCCGCAAATTAATATTCAAGGGCGGCATGTTCCAAGGGGGTGACGGTTTCACTGTCGCAGTAACGACGGCTTTTCATGCATACATGAAGTACGCCAAGCTTAACGAACTCTACGAAAACGAAGCGCGATCCAAAGGGCCCGAAATTTAA
- the hldE gene encoding bifunctional D-glycero-beta-D-manno-heptose-7-phosphate kinase/D-glycero-beta-D-manno-heptose 1-phosphate adenylyltransferase HldE, with protein sequence MKLDLTALEQAHVLVVGDVMLDRYWQGATSRISPEAPVPVVRVEECEDRPGGAANVALNIASLGAHAALSGMVGDDDNARRLTERMNAAGVDTYFESSPGIPTITKLRVMSRNQQLIRLDFEDGLEELDTRGLLARVEQGLPECDLVILSDYGKGTLNRVEELIALVRSAGKRVLIDPKGNDFGKYRGASVITPNLTEFEAVVGRCRSDDELAAKGAALCAELELEALLITRSEKGMTLIRGDHEPLHLPTRAREVFDVTGAGDTVIGVLGLALAAGHGFPEAMMLANLAAGLVVAKPGTATLSIAELYTAVHGDKLAEFGVIGEAPLIEAVRAAQLRGERVVMTNGCFDILHAGHVAYLEHARQLGDRLVVAVNDDASIGRLKGPRRPINPLARRMQVLAGLGAVDWVVPFSEDTPQRLIEAVLPDVLVKGGDYRAEEIAGGEAVRAAGGEVKVLGFEDGVSTTAMIATILDRES encoded by the coding sequence ATGAAGCTTGACCTGACCGCGCTGGAGCAGGCGCACGTGCTGGTGGTGGGCGACGTCATGCTCGACCGTTACTGGCAGGGCGCCACCTCCCGTATCTCGCCGGAGGCTCCGGTGCCGGTGGTGCGAGTGGAGGAGTGCGAGGATCGCCCCGGTGGAGCGGCCAACGTGGCGCTCAACATCGCCTCGCTGGGTGCCCATGCCGCGCTCAGCGGCATGGTCGGCGACGATGACAACGCCCGCCGGCTGACAGAGCGCATGAACGCTGCCGGCGTCGACACCTACTTCGAGAGCAGTCCGGGGATCCCCACCATCACCAAGCTGCGGGTGATGAGCCGCAACCAGCAGCTGATCCGGCTCGACTTCGAGGACGGCCTGGAAGAACTCGACACCCGTGGGCTGCTGGCCCGTGTCGAGCAGGGGTTGCCCGAATGCGACCTGGTGATTCTCTCCGATTACGGCAAGGGCACCCTCAACCGGGTCGAAGAACTGATTGCCCTGGTGCGCAGTGCCGGCAAGCGGGTGCTGATCGATCCCAAGGGCAACGACTTCGGCAAGTACCGCGGGGCTAGCGTGATCACGCCCAACCTGACCGAGTTCGAGGCGGTGGTTGGCCGCTGCCGCAGCGACGATGAACTGGCCGCCAAGGGCGCGGCGCTGTGCGCCGAGCTGGAGCTGGAGGCGCTGCTGATCACCCGTAGCGAGAAGGGCATGACGCTGATCCGTGGCGACCATGAGCCGCTGCATCTGCCGACCCGGGCGCGCGAGGTCTTCGACGTCACCGGCGCCGGAGACACCGTGATCGGCGTGCTGGGACTGGCGCTGGCGGCCGGCCACGGCTTCCCCGAGGCCATGATGCTGGCCAACCTGGCGGCCGGCCTGGTGGTGGCCAAGCCCGGCACCGCCACGCTGTCGATCGCCGAACTCTACACCGCGGTGCACGGCGACAAGCTGGCGGAATTCGGCGTCATCGGCGAGGCGCCGCTGATCGAGGCGGTGCGCGCCGCCCAGCTGCGCGGCGAACGGGTGGTGATGACCAACGGCTGCTTCGACATCCTGCATGCCGGCCACGTGGCCTACCTGGAGCACGCTCGTCAGCTCGGCGACCGGCTGGTGGTAGCGGTCAACGACGACGCTTCCATCGGCCGGCTCAAGGGCCCCAGGCGCCCGATCAATCCCTTGGCTCGGCGCATGCAGGTGCTGGCCGGCCTCGGCGCGGTGGACTGGGTGGTGCCGTTCAGCGAGGACACCCCGCAGCGGCTGATCGAGGCGGTGCTGCCCGATGTGCTGGTCAAGGGCGGTGACTACCGCGCCGAGGAGATCGCCGGCGGCGAGGCGGTGCGCGCCGCCGGCGGTGAGGTCAAGGTGCTGGGCTTCGAGGATGGCGTGTCCACCACCGCCATGATCGCCACCATTCTCGATCGCGAGAGCTGA
- a CDS encoding glycosyltransferase family 9 protein — protein sequence MKHPLPAQPRHIAVLRLSALGDVCNLVPTVRALQRQWPDVRITWIIGKAEHSLLAGLSGVEFVVYDKASGLAGMRRLWRELSDTRFDVLLHMQQALRASVLSLGLKAKVRVGYDKARAKDAQHWFTHRQLAPHPRAHVLESFLDFARLLGVEDLSLEWDLPVPAEAFDEAAALTGDAPYVLMSPCANPRLRNFRNWSAEGYAAVIEHAWAQYGLKTVLTGGGSTLEREMGERIVTLSRPEAVIDAIGATSLKGLLALIARARVVIAPDSGPVHMGNAMGTPVVGLFATTNPDRAAPYRWRDYVVNRYPDAVRTYLHWELDEINWGQRVRHADAMTLIRIEDVIGKLDALLARPNERKEEERPDEA from the coding sequence ATGAAGCATCCTCTGCCTGCCCAACCGCGCCATATCGCCGTGCTGCGACTCTCCGCCCTCGGCGATGTGTGCAATCTGGTACCCACCGTGCGCGCCCTGCAGCGTCAGTGGCCCGATGTGCGCATCACCTGGATCATCGGCAAGGCGGAACACAGTCTACTGGCTGGCCTGTCGGGGGTCGAATTCGTCGTCTACGACAAGGCCTCGGGCCTGGCCGGCATGCGCCGGCTGTGGCGTGAGCTCTCCGACACCCGCTTCGACGTACTGCTGCACATGCAGCAGGCGCTGCGTGCCAGCGTGCTCTCGCTGGGGCTCAAGGCCAAGGTGCGGGTGGGCTATGACAAGGCGCGGGCCAAGGACGCCCAGCACTGGTTCACCCACCGCCAGCTGGCGCCGCACCCTCGTGCCCACGTGCTGGAGTCGTTCCTCGACTTCGCCCGTCTGCTGGGCGTAGAGGATCTGTCGCTGGAGTGGGACCTGCCGGTGCCGGCCGAGGCCTTCGACGAGGCCGCTGCCCTGACCGGCGATGCCCCCTATGTGCTGATGAGCCCCTGTGCCAATCCGCGGCTGCGCAATTTCCGCAACTGGTCGGCGGAAGGCTACGCCGCCGTCATCGAGCATGCCTGGGCCCAGTATGGCCTGAAGACGGTGCTCACTGGCGGCGGCAGCACCCTGGAACGGGAGATGGGCGAACGTATCGTCACGCTCAGTCGTCCGGAGGCGGTGATCGATGCCATCGGCGCTACCTCGCTCAAGGGCCTGCTGGCACTGATCGCCCGCGCTCGGGTGGTCATCGCCCCCGACTCCGGCCCGGTGCACATGGGCAATGCCATGGGCACGCCGGTGGTGGGGCTGTTCGCCACCACCAATCCCGACCGCGCGGCGCCTTATCGATGGCGCGACTACGTGGTCAATCGTTACCCGGATGCGGTGCGCACCTACTTGCATTGGGAGCTCGACGAGATCAACTGGGGCCAGCGTGTCCGCCATGCCGACGCCATGACGCTGATCCGTATCGAGGATGTGATCGGCAAGCTCGATGCGCTGCTGGCACGGCCGAACGAACGCAAGGAAGAGGAACGACCCGATGAAGCTTGA
- the waaA gene encoding lipid IV(A) 3-deoxy-D-manno-octulosonic acid transferase encodes MTAPLPRWPRWLYSAALYLLSPLVLRRVWREHALTNRRGERLGRIPRLPASASCLWLHCASVGEVQAARPLIEALLARYPNHCLVVTTMTATGAERVRTLIAARRQTGQAERLQHYFVPLDYPGAARRFVARLSPSLAIFFETEIWPNLLAACRRHGVPTAVANGRLSPRAFRGYRRLRPLMAAALGQLDWLAAKSRGDAERFRELGMPATRIDVVGSLKYDLTPDDASSEASKRLCTRLGSRPVWVAGSTHPGEEQQLLEAHARLRHSYPNALLILVPRHPQRFDSVAELVRERGMTLARRSLGEWPDARTAVYLGDTMGELLALYGAADLAFVGGSLVSIGGHNLLEPAAMGVPVLTGPELANFADIAETLRQGGALVEVANSAALADTLVTLFLDEAERHRLAEAGLAVVAANRGALARTLAGLQRLLPGE; translated from the coding sequence ATGACTGCACCCCTGCCGCGCTGGCCACGCTGGCTCTACTCGGCGGCCCTCTATCTGCTTTCTCCCCTCGTTTTGCGCCGGGTCTGGCGTGAGCATGCGCTCACCAACCGGCGTGGGGAGCGGCTCGGACGGATACCGCGCCTGCCCGCTTCCGCGTCCTGCCTGTGGCTGCACTGCGCCTCGGTGGGCGAGGTGCAGGCCGCCCGTCCGTTGATCGAGGCGCTGCTGGCGCGTTACCCGAACCATTGTCTGGTGGTGACCACTATGACGGCTACCGGCGCCGAGCGGGTGCGGACGCTGATCGCAGCGAGGCGGCAGACCGGACAGGCCGAGCGGTTGCAACACTACTTCGTGCCGCTCGACTATCCCGGCGCCGCGCGCCGCTTCGTGGCTCGGTTGTCGCCGTCGCTCGCCATTTTCTTCGAGACCGAGATCTGGCCCAACCTGTTGGCGGCGTGTCGTCGCCACGGCGTGCCTACGGCGGTGGCCAATGGCCGCCTCTCGCCGCGCGCTTTCCGTGGTTACCGCCGCCTGCGTCCGCTGATGGCAGCCGCACTGGGTCAGCTCGACTGGCTGGCCGCCAAGTCGCGCGGTGACGCCGAGCGCTTTCGTGAACTGGGCATGCCGGCCACGCGCATCGACGTGGTGGGTTCGCTCAAATACGACCTGACGCCGGATGATGCATCGAGCGAGGCCAGCAAGCGCCTGTGTACGCGCCTGGGCTCACGCCCCGTGTGGGTAGCCGGCTCCACCCATCCCGGTGAAGAGCAGCAATTGCTGGAGGCCCATGCCCGACTGCGACACTCCTACCCCAATGCTCTGTTGATACTGGTGCCGCGTCATCCGCAGCGCTTCGACTCGGTGGCTGAGCTCGTTCGCGAACGCGGCATGACGTTGGCGCGTCGCTCACTCGGCGAGTGGCCCGACGCGCGCACCGCCGTCTATCTGGGCGACACCATGGGCGAGCTGCTTGCGCTTTACGGGGCTGCCGACCTGGCCTTCGTCGGTGGCAGCCTGGTGTCGATAGGGGGGCACAACCTGCTCGAACCGGCCGCCATGGGCGTGCCGGTGCTGACCGGCCCCGAGCTTGCCAACTTCGCTGATATCGCCGAGACGCTGCGTCAAGGCGGGGCGCTGGTCGAGGTGGCCAACAGTGCGGCGCTGGCCGACACTCTGGTCACCCTGTTTCTCGACGAGGCCGAGCGGCATCGCCTGGCCGAGGCCGGCTTGGCGGTGGTCGCGGCCAATCGTGGCGCCCTGGCCCGGACCTTGGCCGGGCTGCAGCGCTTGCTGCCGGGCGAGTAA
- a CDS encoding glycosyltransferase family 9 protein, with protein sequence MTSSSRVAGRHATDQPPHILVVRNDKLGDFMLAWPALACLKAGAPEARISVLVPSYTAPIARLCPWIDEVILDPGDAAGKQAQRALLAQLRSARFTAMLTLYSTPRIGWLGWRAGIPCRLAPATKWAQLFYNHRIVQRRSRSAKPEYLYNIELAEALLDIEGHLPPRRPTPPYWPLPTGAVETQRETIATELTLDTQAPWLFLHAGSGGSAVNLSPVQYAELATAVDSRLADTVLRPHWLLTAGPGEEPTARELRDSLASRGLSATVLPPRASLGDFALTLAVADLFIAGSTGPLHIAGCLNRPTAGFYPTRRSATSLRWQTCNEEAHRLAFSPPEPAGESEMSAIDLTAAATSIATFLKTYRARGYTL encoded by the coding sequence ATGACGTCTTCTTCCCGCGTGGCCGGTCGCCACGCAACGGACCAGCCGCCACACATCCTGGTGGTGCGCAACGACAAGCTCGGCGACTTCATGCTCGCCTGGCCGGCACTCGCCTGCCTCAAGGCCGGCGCTCCCGAGGCGCGTATCAGTGTACTGGTGCCGAGCTACACAGCACCGATCGCTCGACTGTGCCCATGGATCGACGAGGTGATCCTCGATCCCGGCGATGCCGCCGGTAAGCAAGCACAGCGCGCGCTGCTCGCGCAACTACGCAGCGCGCGCTTCACGGCCATGCTGACGCTGTACTCCACCCCGCGCATCGGCTGGCTGGGCTGGCGTGCCGGTATTCCGTGTCGCCTGGCGCCTGCCACCAAGTGGGCGCAGCTATTCTACAACCATCGCATCGTCCAGCGCAGGTCGCGCTCGGCCAAGCCGGAATACCTGTACAATATCGAGCTCGCCGAGGCGCTGCTCGATATCGAGGGACATCTCCCTCCCCGCCGTCCCACACCACCGTACTGGCCGCTGCCAACCGGGGCCGTGGAAACCCAGCGCGAAACGATCGCCACTGAGCTGACCCTCGATACGCAAGCGCCCTGGCTCTTCCTGCACGCCGGCAGCGGCGGCTCGGCGGTCAACCTTTCCCCCGTTCAGTACGCCGAACTGGCGACGGCCGTCGACTCGCGCCTTGCCGATACGGTGCTCCGCCCGCACTGGCTGTTGACCGCCGGTCCCGGCGAGGAACCGACCGCTCGCGAACTCCGGGACTCGCTCGCTTCCCGGGGGCTGTCGGCAACGGTACTGCCGCCGCGTGCGAGTCTTGGGGATTTTGCCCTGACGCTCGCAGTCGCCGACCTGTTCATTGCCGGCTCCACCGGGCCGCTGCATATCGCCGGCTGCCTCAACCGCCCCACGGCGGGCTTCTACCCCACCCGCCGCTCGGCGACCTCGCTACGCTGGCAGACTTGTAACGAAGAGGCGCACCGCCTCGCCTTCAGCCCGCCCGAGCCGGCAGGCGAGAGCGAAATGTCGGCCATCGACCTGACCGCCGCTGCCACAAGCATTGCTACTTTTCTCAAAACTTACAGGGCTCGAGGCTATACTTTATGA
- the rpiA gene encoding ribose-5-phosphate isomerase RpiA encodes MTQDELKDAVAAAAIAEIESKLERDTILGIGTGSTANLFIDRLARLRHDFQGAVASSEASAERLRRHGIEVFELNSVGTVPFYIDGADEVNAHLHMIKGGGAALTREKIVAACAERFICIADGSKKVDRLGAFPLPVEVIPMARSYVARELVKLGADPVYREGVVTDNGNQIIDCFEFMIDDPVAMEARLNAIVGVVTNGLFAARGADVLLLGTEQGVERLTPA; translated from the coding sequence ATGACCCAGGACGAACTGAAGGACGCCGTGGCCGCCGCCGCCATTGCGGAAATCGAATCGAAACTCGAGCGCGACACCATCCTCGGCATCGGCACCGGCTCCACCGCCAATCTGTTCATCGACCGCCTGGCGCGGCTGCGCCACGACTTCCAGGGCGCCGTGGCCAGTTCCGAGGCAAGCGCCGAACGCTTGCGGCGCCACGGCATCGAAGTGTTCGAACTCAACAGTGTGGGCACCGTTCCCTTCTATATCGATGGCGCGGACGAAGTGAACGCTCACTTGCATATGATCAAGGGCGGCGGTGCGGCGCTGACCCGCGAGAAGATCGTGGCGGCTTGTGCCGAACGCTTCATCTGCATCGCCGATGGTTCGAAGAAGGTCGATCGCCTCGGAGCCTTCCCGCTGCCGGTCGAGGTGATCCCCATGGCGCGCTCCTACGTGGCGCGTGAGCTGGTCAAGCTGGGCGCTGATCCGGTCTACCGCGAAGGGGTGGTGACCGACAACGGCAATCAGATCATCGACTGCTTCGAGTTCATGATCGACGACCCGGTGGCCATGGAGGCGCGCCTCAACGCCATCGTCGGTGTGGTCACCAACGGCCTGTTCGCCGCGCGTGGCGCCGACGTGCTGCTGCTGGGCACCGAGCAGGGAGTGGAGCGTCTGACTCCTGCCTGA